One Miscanthus floridulus cultivar M001 chromosome 11, ASM1932011v1, whole genome shotgun sequence DNA window includes the following coding sequences:
- the LOC136493348 gene encoding nudix hydrolase 13, mitochondrial-like, which translates to MASPSPSAGEKKKILVARKGRLRQRYDGEYRLVAGCVPYRVGADGQPELLMVSTPNRDDLVFPKGGWEDDEDVHEAACREALEEAGVRGAINRTALGMWVFRSKSSPVSSDDSPRGACKGYIFALEVAEELEQWPEQDTHGRQWVSSADAYRLCRYDWMREALSALLDRLAEPKPAAEGLGEHAGVYMMVKAAAATADRAVALW; encoded by the exons atggcgtcgccgtcgccgtcagctggagagaagaagaagatcctggtGGCGAGGAAGGGCCGGCTGCGGCAGCGCTACGACGGCGAGTACCGCCTGGTGGCCGGGTGCGTGCCGTACCGTGTGGGCGCGGACGGCCAGCCCGAGCTGCTCATGGTCTCCACGCCCAACAGGGACGACCTCGTCTTCCCCAAG GGCGGgtgggaggacgacgaggacgtgCACGAGGCGGCGTGCCGCGAGGCGCTGGAGGAGGCCGGCGTCAGGGGCGCCATCAAC CGGACTGCGCTCGGGATGTGGGTGTTCAGGAGCAAGAGCAGCCCGGTGAGCAGCGACGACAGCCCCCGGGGCGCCTGCAAGGGCTACATCTTCGCTCTGGAGGTGGCCGAGGAGCTGGAGCAGTGGCCCGAGCAGGACACCCACGGCAGGCAGTGG GTCTCCTCGGCGGACGCGTACCGCCTCTGCCGCTACGACTGGATGCGCGAGGCGCTGTCGGCGCTGCTGGACCGCCTGGCGGAGCCCAAGCCCGCCGCGGAGGGGCTCGGCGAGCACGCCGGCGTGTACATGATGGTCAAGGCGGCCGCAGCCACCGCGGATCGAGCGGTGGCGCTGTGGTAG